From the Patagioenas fasciata isolate bPatFas1 chromosome Z, bPatFas1.hap1, whole genome shotgun sequence genome, one window contains:
- the MACIR gene encoding macrophage immunometabolism regulator isoform X2, giving the protein MEVDINGESRTTLSTLPVPVAAVTPAGRMEAEKPRCSSTPCSPMRRTVAGYQILHMDSNYLVGFTTGEELLKLAQKCTGSEENKGESGPTLLSKQLDSGLTRSSRLYKTRSRYYQPYEIPSVNGRRRRRMPSSGDKCTKALPYESYKTLHGPLPLYLLKGKRSHSKSLDYLNLDKMSIKEPADTEVLQYQLQHLTIRGDLVFARNNT; this is encoded by the coding sequence ATGGAAGTTGACATAAATGGAGAGTCCAGAACTACCCTATCCACCCTCCCTGTGCCTGTTGCAGCAGTGACTCCTGCGGGCAGGATGGAAGCAGAGAAGCCCCGCTGTTCCAGTACCCCCTGTTCACCAATGCGACGAACTGTTGCGGGATATCAGATCCTTCACATGGATTCTAACTACCTGGTTGGCTTCAcaactggagaggagctgctaAAATTAGCCCAGAAGTGTACAGGAAGTGAAGAGAATAAAGGAGAATCTGGGCCGACCTTGCTCTCCAAACAGCTTGATTCAGGACTCACACGTTCTTCCCGTTTGTACAAAACTAGAAGTAGGTACTATCAGCCATATGAGATCCCATCAGTAaatggaaggaggaggaggcgaATGCCCAGCTCAGGGGATAAATGTACTAAGGCTTTACCATATGAATCTTACAAGACACTTCATGGTCCCCTGCCACTTTACCTTTTAAAAGGTAAAAGATCTCATTCAAAATCCCTGGACTACCTCAATTTAGACAAAATGAGCATTAAGGAACCTGCTGACACAGAAGTGCTACAATACCAGCTCCAACACCTTACCATTAGAGGGGACCTTGTGTTTGCAAGAAATAACACATGA
- the MACIR gene encoding macrophage immunometabolism regulator isoform X1, with protein sequence MHNSSKLEDVTFSNEDSIVFKMEVDINGESRTTLSTLPVPVAAVTPAGRMEAEKPRCSSTPCSPMRRTVAGYQILHMDSNYLVGFTTGEELLKLAQKCTGSEENKGESGPTLLSKQLDSGLTRSSRLYKTRSRYYQPYEIPSVNGRRRRRMPSSGDKCTKALPYESYKTLHGPLPLYLLKGKRSHSKSLDYLNLDKMSIKEPADTEVLQYQLQHLTIRGDLVFARNNT encoded by the exons ATGCATAACTCTAGTAAGCTTGAGGACGTGACCTTTAGCAAT gagGATAGCATTGTGTTTAAAATGGAAGTTGACATAAATGGAGAGTCCAGAACTACCCTATCCACCCTCCCTGTGCCTGTTGCAGCAGTGACTCCTGCGGGCAGGATGGAAGCAGAGAAGCCCCGCTGTTCCAGTACCCCCTGTTCACCAATGCGACGAACTGTTGCGGGATATCAGATCCTTCACATGGATTCTAACTACCTGGTTGGCTTCAcaactggagaggagctgctaAAATTAGCCCAGAAGTGTACAGGAAGTGAAGAGAATAAAGGAGAATCTGGGCCGACCTTGCTCTCCAAACAGCTTGATTCAGGACTCACACGTTCTTCCCGTTTGTACAAAACTAGAAGTAGGTACTATCAGCCATATGAGATCCCATCAGTAaatggaaggaggaggaggcgaATGCCCAGCTCAGGGGATAAATGTACTAAGGCTTTACCATATGAATCTTACAAGACACTTCATGGTCCCCTGCCACTTTACCTTTTAAAAGGTAAAAGATCTCATTCAAAATCCCTGGACTACCTCAATTTAGACAAAATGAGCATTAAGGAACCTGCTGACACAGAAGTGCTACAATACCAGCTCCAACACCTTACCATTAGAGGGGACCTTGTGTTTGCAAGAAATAACACATGA